A DNA window from Paraburkholderia sp. IMGN_8 contains the following coding sequences:
- a CDS encoding ammonium transporter, producing the protein MTPTIMPINIGNTAFMLLCSSLVMLMTPGLAFFYGGLVGRKNVLAIMMQSFTSLGWTTVLWFAFGYSMCFGPSWHGIIGDPRYYAFMHGVTLDSMYMGNDAGIPLIVHVAYQMMFAIITPALITGAFANRVTFKSYFLFLTGWLIFVYFPFVHMVWSPSGLLAKWGVLDYAGGIVVHNTAGFAALASVLYVGRRQKVDLKPHNVPLIALGSGLLWFGWYGFNAGSEFRVDAVTASAFLNTDVAASFGAITWLLTEWLCHEKPKFVGLLTGGVAGLATITPAAGYVSVGSAALIGILAGLICYYAVALKNRLGWDDALDVWGVHGVGGLIGTILLGVFASKQWNANGADGLLFGNTSFFFRQCGAVILSGVWAFLFTYCMLWFINMITPVKVSPAMEESMDEELHGEYAYLE; encoded by the coding sequence ATGACACCAACCATCATGCCGATTAACATCGGCAATACTGCATTCATGCTCCTTTGCTCGAGCTTGGTTATGCTGATGACGCCCGGGTTGGCGTTCTTTTATGGCGGCTTGGTTGGTCGCAAGAACGTCCTGGCTATCATGATGCAGAGCTTTACCTCGCTTGGCTGGACGACGGTGCTTTGGTTCGCGTTCGGTTACTCGATGTGCTTCGGACCGTCATGGCACGGAATAATTGGCGACCCAAGATACTACGCCTTCATGCATGGCGTAACCTTGGACAGTATGTACATGGGCAACGATGCGGGTATCCCACTCATAGTTCACGTCGCCTACCAGATGATGTTTGCCATCATCACGCCGGCGTTGATCACCGGTGCCTTTGCCAACCGCGTCACCTTCAAATCCTATTTCCTGTTTCTGACGGGATGGTTGATATTCGTGTATTTCCCGTTTGTCCATATGGTGTGGAGTCCAAGTGGTCTATTGGCAAAATGGGGGGTCCTCGACTATGCAGGTGGTATCGTAGTACACAACACTGCCGGATTTGCCGCTTTGGCCTCCGTTCTGTATGTCGGTCGTCGCCAAAAGGTCGATCTCAAACCCCATAATGTACCTTTGATCGCACTCGGATCCGGGTTGCTTTGGTTTGGCTGGTATGGGTTCAATGCTGGGTCTGAATTTCGAGTGGATGCGGTCACTGCGTCCGCTTTCCTGAATACGGACGTTGCGGCGTCATTCGGTGCCATCACCTGGTTGCTTACTGAATGGCTTTGTCACGAGAAGCCAAAGTTCGTAGGCCTGTTGACGGGAGGAGTGGCTGGACTTGCGACAATCACTCCTGCTGCCGGTTATGTGTCTGTCGGTTCGGCTGCACTGATCGGTATCTTGGCTGGTTTAATTTGCTATTACGCTGTTGCACTCAAAAACCGATTGGGCTGGGACGATGCACTCGATGTCTGGGGTGTTCACGGAGTCGGTGGCCTTATCGGTACTATTTTGCTCGGCGTATTCGCGTCCAAGCAGTGGAACGCAAACGGTGCGGACGGTTTATTGTTCGGCAACACCTCTTTTTTCTTTAGGCAGTGCGGTGCGGTGATTTTATCCGGTGTGTGGGCGTTTCTCTTCACCTACTGCATGTTGTGGTTCATAAATATGATCACACCGGTCAAGGTCAGCCCAGCAATGGAAGAGTCTATGGATGAGGAACTACACGGCGAGTACGCATACCTGGAGTAA
- the gap gene encoding type I glyceraldehyde-3-phosphate dehydrogenase: MTIKIGINGFGRIGRMVFRAAVQNFADDVEIVGINDLLEPDYLAYMLKYDSVHGRFKGKVVVDGNTLVINNKKVRLTAIKNPAELRWNEVGAEVVIESTGLFLTKETAEAHLKAGAKKVIMSAPSKDDTPMFVYGVNHTSYAGQAIISNASCTTNCLAPVAKVLNDTWGIKRGLMTTVHAATATQKTVDGPSNKDWRGGRGILENIIPSTTGAAKAVGVVIPELNNKLTGMAFRVPTSDVSAVDLTVELNKEASYAEICAAMKAASEGSMSGVLGYTEDKVVATDFRGEPCTSVFDAEAGIALDKTFVKIVAWYDNEWGYSNKCVEMVRVLGKG; this comes from the coding sequence ATGACCATTAAGATCGGCATCAACGGCTTCGGCCGAATCGGGCGCATGGTGTTTCGCGCTGCAGTTCAAAACTTCGCGGACGACGTGGAGATCGTCGGTATCAACGATCTGCTCGAGCCCGACTACCTCGCGTATATGCTCAAGTACGACAGCGTGCATGGTCGCTTCAAGGGCAAGGTCGTGGTCGACGGCAATACACTGGTGATCAACAATAAGAAGGTGCGCCTGACTGCCATCAAGAACCCGGCTGAGCTGAGGTGGAACGAGGTGGGTGCCGAGGTGGTGATCGAATCCACGGGCCTATTCCTCACCAAGGAGACCGCCGAAGCCCACCTGAAGGCGGGCGCCAAGAAGGTGATCATGTCGGCGCCGTCCAAAGACGACACACCGATGTTCGTCTATGGCGTGAACCACACGAGTTACGCTGGCCAGGCCATCATCTCCAACGCCTCGTGCACGACCAACTGCCTGGCGCCTGTGGCCAAAGTGCTCAACGACACGTGGGGCATCAAGCGCGGCCTGATGACCACGGTGCACGCGGCCACAGCAACACAGAAGACGGTGGATGGGCCAAGCAACAAGGACTGGCGGGGTGGCCGCGGCATCCTGGAAAACATCATCCCCTCAACCACTGGTGCGGCGAAAGCGGTAGGCGTAGTGATTCCAGAGCTAAACAACAAGCTCACCGGCATGGCTTTCCGCGTGCCAACCTCGGATGTCTCGGCGGTAGACCTGACGGTCGAACTGAACAAGGAAGCGAGCTACGCGGAGATCTGCGCGGCGATGAAGGCTGCCTCGGAAGGCAGCATGTCTGGGGTTCTGGGGTACACGGAGGATAAGGTGGTTGCCACGGACTTCCGGGGTGAGCCATGCACCTCGGTGTTCGATGCCGAGGCTGGGATTGCGCTGGACAAGACCTTCGTGAAGATTGTGGCTTGGTACGACAACGAGTGGGGTTATTCCAACAAGTGCGTGGAAATGGTGCGCGTGCTAGGCAAGGGCTAG
- a CDS encoding transposase produces MSPTPLSDEDWNRVSHLFPQDTLARSGRPRRHPREIFEAILWVFENREKWHHLPQHYPPQQTCYIKWLQWRRAGVMSQAFALLGIGNLTPDGR; encoded by the coding sequence ATGTCGCCCACTCCTCTATCAGATGAAGACTGGAATCGGGTTTCTCACCTGTTTCCTCAAGATACCTTGGCACGTTCTGGTCGACCTCGCCGGCACCCTCGCGAGATTTTCGAGGCGATTTTATGGGTCTTCGAGAATCGTGAGAAGTGGCATCACCTGCCTCAACACTACCCGCCTCAGCAGACGTGCTATATCAAATGGCTGCAGTGGCGCCGGGCCGGTGTCATGTCGCAAGCGTTTGCCTTGCTTGGCATAGGAAATTTAACTCCCGATGGCCGTTGA
- a CDS encoding cytochrome P450, which yields MTSYEGVQSALRDTRLSAQRTGGWVMRNAPKGSERRRELIGLQQLFARAMLFVDKPSHPRLRRAMQIGFRPDAIEALKPFVSVTIEELLNDIERGGCHEPSDFIAGFARLLPARVIAKLLGLSHVDQSEFLTWSADLATFIGAGFPNEDQTQRALRSIVEMGRYFESVIRDRQYLEGEGLLGVLVKAQQSGQIKEGPELLAQCAMLLFAGHETTRHLLGTAVYWLLRHRRTWEALKSDHSLLKNAVRELLRWDSPVQYTGRRANCDFSLYGMQIRRGDLVLPLIGAANRDPGRYEDPEELRLDRQVGMPLSFGSGPHVCIGATLTLMEVEATIAALLRRWPELRIAEERDDWIASPLYRGFVSLPLWPKGIVQRPVARAAGCGSDSHFDCRSGLLTAIDDRD from the coding sequence TTGACGAGCTACGAAGGCGTGCAGTCGGCGCTTCGAGACACGCGGCTTTCGGCACAACGTACGGGTGGTTGGGTGATGCGAAATGCGCCCAAAGGAAGTGAACGTCGACGTGAGCTGATCGGACTTCAGCAACTGTTTGCTCGTGCCATGCTGTTCGTTGATAAGCCGAGTCACCCGCGCCTGCGTCGTGCGATGCAGATTGGATTTCGACCTGACGCGATTGAAGCGCTCAAGCCCTTCGTGTCCGTGACCATTGAGGAACTGCTCAACGACATCGAACGAGGGGGTTGCCACGAACCCTCTGACTTCATCGCCGGGTTTGCGAGGTTGTTGCCTGCGCGAGTGATCGCCAAACTGCTTGGGCTCTCTCATGTAGATCAGTCGGAATTCCTGACTTGGTCTGCGGACCTCGCAACCTTCATCGGTGCTGGGTTTCCTAACGAAGACCAAACGCAGAGGGCGCTGCGCAGTATCGTAGAGATGGGTCGGTACTTCGAATCTGTCATTCGTGACCGCCAATATTTAGAGGGCGAAGGCCTACTGGGTGTGCTCGTGAAGGCGCAGCAGTCCGGTCAAATCAAGGAAGGTCCGGAGCTGCTTGCGCAGTGCGCGATGCTACTGTTCGCGGGTCACGAAACGACACGTCATCTACTTGGAACCGCGGTGTATTGGCTTCTGCGTCATCGACGGACCTGGGAGGCGTTGAAGTCCGACCACTCCCTGCTGAAGAACGCAGTACGTGAGCTGCTTCGCTGGGACAGCCCCGTCCAATACACGGGGCGGCGTGCAAACTGCGACTTCAGTCTATACGGGATGCAAATACGGCGCGGTGATTTGGTGCTTCCTCTCATCGGCGCGGCAAATCGCGATCCGGGGCGATATGAGGACCCGGAAGAACTGCGGCTCGATCGGCAGGTAGGGATGCCGTTGTCGTTCGGTTCGGGTCCTCATGTCTGTATCGGAGCAACGTTGACGTTGATGGAGGTTGAAGCGACCATCGCAGCGCTCCTTCGGCGGTGGCCTGAGTTGCGGATCGCTGAGGAGCGAGACGACTGGATCGCTTCGCCGCTCTATCGCGGGTTTGTCTCGTTGCCGCTGTGGCCCAAGGGGATCGTGCAGAGGCCGGTAGCCCGCGCGGCAGGATGCGGTTCGGATAGTCATTTTGATTGCAGGTCTGGTCTGCTGACCGCCATTGACGACCGAGACTAG
- a CDS encoding MSMEG_0568 family radical SAM protein — translation MSDLILDLQAQGIKIKAPFERRSGGAGPSDAGMLWIEGSPVTVPVDAAYVTASPYTLEAEDLGHGIYRNGVRVAAAMPADRPKFYDLSTADGTPYWKLALMHLDSLASTVLQTCAYWGNDDQCRFCGIGVSLASGNTVKVKRPEQLAEVAAAAARLDGAVDITLTTGSTRAKDRGALYVARCGNAMKEASGLPVEVQFEPPEDLSVIDRVADLGIDSLGIHIETFDPAVLARVAPPKARTGIERYFETWEYAVKRFGEGQVSTYVILGMGEDPELTVAACKRAIDIGVYPFLVPLRPVPGSLMADALPPPREYTERIARLVAPYLVERGITADKVSAGCARCQACSVVGAMEQTLTLSGPITRGRPVIPIRS, via the coding sequence TTGTCGGATCTGATCCTTGACCTGCAGGCACAGGGCATCAAGATCAAGGCGCCGTTCGAGCGCCGGTCAGGCGGTGCGGGTCCATCCGACGCCGGAATGTTGTGGATAGAAGGCTCCCCCGTGACCGTGCCAGTTGACGCGGCCTATGTCACGGCGAGCCCGTATACGCTCGAAGCCGAAGACCTCGGCCACGGGATCTACCGCAACGGTGTCCGGGTCGCCGCCGCCATGCCGGCAGATCGCCCGAAGTTCTACGACCTAAGCACCGCCGACGGAACACCGTACTGGAAGCTCGCATTGATGCATCTAGACTCGCTGGCCAGCACGGTGTTACAGACATGCGCCTACTGGGGCAACGACGACCAGTGCCGCTTTTGCGGCATTGGAGTCTCGCTCGCCTCCGGAAACACGGTAAAAGTCAAGCGACCGGAGCAACTGGCCGAAGTGGCCGCCGCCGCCGCCCGGCTGGACGGCGCGGTGGACATCACGCTGACCACCGGCTCCACCCGTGCGAAAGACCGGGGCGCCCTGTATGTCGCTCGTTGTGGCAACGCAATGAAGGAAGCCTCAGGCTTGCCCGTTGAGGTGCAGTTCGAGCCACCCGAGGATCTTTCGGTCATCGATCGCGTCGCCGACCTAGGCATCGATTCCCTTGGCATCCACATCGAGACCTTTGACCCCGCAGTCCTGGCTCGAGTCGCTCCTCCGAAGGCACGCACAGGCATTGAACGGTACTTCGAGACTTGGGAATATGCGGTCAAACGGTTTGGCGAAGGGCAAGTCAGCACCTACGTCATTCTCGGAATGGGTGAAGATCCCGAACTCACCGTAGCGGCATGCAAGCGGGCTATCGATATCGGCGTCTATCCCTTCCTCGTCCCGCTGCGGCCTGTCCCCGGTAGCCTCATGGCGGACGCGCTGCCGCCGCCCCGTGAATACACCGAACGCATCGCCCGCCTAGTTGCCCCCTATCTCGTCGAACGTGGCATCACTGCCGACAAGGTGTCGGCAGGTTGCGCACGATGCCAGGCGTGCTCCGTGGTTGGCGCAATGGAGCAGACCCTCACGCTGTCGGGCCCAATCACCCGCGGGCGTCCTGTAATTCCGATCCGGTCATGA
- a CDS encoding FAD-dependent oxidoreductase: protein MKIVVIGGGPAGLGAAGAALGVNPSAKMDVYTEFEDVAYSPCGIPFVHGKEIESFEKLFLATKQQYQDQGINVHYTTTVESIDTRNHTIKVRGGAKVSYDRLVIGSGWNYADTGLDRHGLKGIYEVKNIRRAMEWDKYLDTVKEAVIVECGPIALEMVSALVHRGIKTTVVDPGPWPMAGVVDPDIIAPVRKDWEAAGVTTMWGERVTAFGGNGTLTYVDTTAGRIPAQLAIIGTRKVSNNALAKAAGIELGSTGGIVIDSHMRTSARDVFAAGDCTEIPHGVTNVPLQGLSGSHAYAQGKAAGTNAGGGNREYQPVYVPWAMLAGEWMIGGISFGETSAAAIGIKFVSGVANGITRARYFPGVKPITVKLLADPATHRLIGAQMVGGEGVKERADFLGVAIRAGITIDELANMENVYSPAIGALNEPINMAALEVMKKF from the coding sequence GTGAAAATTGTCGTGATTGGAGGAGGGCCTGCGGGGCTGGGTGCGGCAGGCGCGGCGCTGGGGGTGAACCCGTCAGCGAAGATGGATGTTTATACGGAGTTTGAGGACGTAGCCTACAGTCCGTGCGGAATTCCTTTCGTGCACGGCAAGGAAATCGAATCGTTCGAAAAGCTGTTTCTCGCGACCAAGCAGCAATATCAGGACCAGGGCATCAACGTTCACTATACGACGACAGTCGAATCCATTGACACCCGAAACCATACGATCAAGGTGCGCGGTGGAGCAAAGGTCAGTTATGACCGGCTGGTCATCGGTAGTGGCTGGAACTACGCGGATACTGGTTTGGACCGGCATGGCCTGAAAGGTATTTACGAGGTCAAGAACATCCGCCGGGCGATGGAGTGGGACAAGTACCTTGATACGGTCAAGGAAGCGGTGATTGTCGAGTGCGGTCCGATTGCCCTGGAAATGGTGTCTGCACTCGTTCACCGAGGTATCAAAACGACGGTGGTCGACCCTGGACCATGGCCGATGGCGGGCGTGGTCGATCCGGACATCATCGCTCCGGTTCGCAAGGATTGGGAGGCTGCCGGCGTCACGACGATGTGGGGAGAGCGCGTGACGGCGTTCGGTGGCAACGGCACGCTGACATATGTCGACACCACGGCCGGCAGGATTCCTGCGCAGCTGGCGATAATCGGGACGCGCAAGGTGTCCAACAATGCGCTCGCGAAGGCTGCGGGCATCGAACTGGGCAGCACGGGTGGCATCGTAATTGACTCCCACATGCGTACCTCGGCACGCGATGTCTTTGCCGCAGGAGACTGCACCGAGATTCCGCATGGCGTCACCAATGTCCCTCTGCAGGGTCTGTCGGGCAGCCATGCCTATGCCCAGGGCAAGGCGGCGGGCACGAATGCCGGCGGCGGCAACCGTGAGTACCAGCCAGTCTATGTACCCTGGGCGATGCTCGCCGGGGAGTGGATGATTGGTGGCATTTCGTTTGGTGAAACCTCGGCGGCTGCGATCGGCATCAAGTTCGTGAGTGGGGTTGCCAATGGCATCACCCGGGCGCGCTACTTCCCGGGAGTCAAGCCGATCACCGTGAAACTGCTGGCGGACCCGGCGACACATCGGCTGATCGGGGCGCAGATGGTTGGCGGCGAAGGTGTCAAGGAACGGGCGGACTTTCTGGGTGTCGCAATCCGTGCCGGGATCACCATCGATGAACTGGCCAACATGGAGAATGTGTACTCGCCCGCGATCGGAGCGCTTAACGAGCCGATCAACATGGCCGCGCTGGAAGTGATGAAGAAATTCTGA
- a CDS encoding MSMEG_0572/Sll0783 family nitrogen starvation response protein, whose amino-acid sequence MPKTVTIDPPKSGDILFNVEEKVFPDYKASPGDKAYVFMHTVPFEGSVGFVNMLTATRLQRKGFELSFILFGPGVLMAAASRGYPAVGTEGFPGNLGYNKQLKTLMDEGAKIYACRFAMGALYGMREDDLIPGVKAINPLDVLDANIQAWKERAIVVTTWTL is encoded by the coding sequence GTGCCGAAGACAGTTACCATCGACCCGCCGAAAAGCGGGGACATTCTGTTCAACGTTGAGGAAAAGGTTTTCCCCGACTACAAGGCGTCGCCAGGCGACAAGGCGTACGTTTTCATGCACACCGTTCCCTTCGAGGGTTCAGTCGGGTTCGTGAACATGCTTACGGCAACGCGACTGCAGCGCAAGGGTTTCGAGCTTTCGTTCATCCTGTTCGGCCCGGGCGTGCTTATGGCGGCTGCCTCGCGTGGCTACCCGGCAGTCGGCACCGAGGGCTTTCCCGGCAACCTTGGCTACAACAAGCAACTGAAGACCCTGATGGATGAGGGCGCCAAAATCTACGCATGCCGGTTCGCGATGGGTGCGCTGTACGGGATGCGCGAGGATGACCTGATCCCAGGTGTCAAGGCAATCAACCCGCTCGACGTGCTAGACGCAAACATCCAGGCCTGGAAAGAGCGCGCGATCGTGGTTACCACCTGGACGCTGTAA
- the gph gene encoding phosphoglycolate phosphatase (PGP is an essential enzyme in the glycolate salvage pathway in higher organisms (photorespiration in plants). Phosphoglycolate results from the oxidase activity of RubisCO in the Calvin cycle when concentrations of carbon dioxide are low relative to oxygen. This enzyme is a member of the Haloacid Dehalogenase (HAD) superfamily of aspartate-nucleophile hydrolase enzymes (PF00702).) — MQKRLITFDLDGTLLNSAPEITAAVNLTLASYGIPPLNMGTVIGFIGQGTRELMRQVLAAVDPASPEDALETWLHDVMPVFIREYENSVGTLAQPYPGVEKGLVTLQQAGVRMAVVTNKEEQFAQNLLAATGLLSYFEMVIAGDSLPYKKPHSLPIVHVLEQLVVSVQDAAHVGDSRIDVQTARNAGVTAWAVPYGYNHGDPIELAQPDRIFMSINDLANHVVPAISA; from the coding sequence ATGCAGAAACGTCTCATCACTTTTGATCTCGACGGCACATTGCTCAACTCCGCACCGGAAATTACCGCCGCGGTCAACCTCACGCTGGCCTCGTACGGGATACCACCCCTAAATATGGGAACAGTTATCGGATTTATCGGACAGGGCACGCGTGAATTGATGCGACAGGTTCTTGCGGCCGTTGATCCAGCATCGCCGGAAGATGCTCTGGAAACGTGGCTGCACGACGTCATGCCGGTGTTCATTCGAGAATACGAAAATTCGGTTGGTACACTGGCTCAGCCTTATCCGGGGGTAGAAAAGGGACTGGTCACGCTACAGCAAGCTGGAGTGCGAATGGCTGTTGTCACCAATAAGGAGGAGCAATTTGCACAGAATTTGTTGGCAGCGACCGGATTGTTGTCGTATTTCGAAATGGTGATCGCGGGTGACAGCCTTCCATACAAGAAGCCACACTCTCTGCCGATCGTTCACGTTCTTGAGCAACTTGTCGTATCGGTGCAAGACGCGGCGCACGTCGGTGATTCCCGCATTGATGTACAAACCGCGCGTAACGCGGGAGTTACAGCTTGGGCAGTACCTTATGGCTACAACCATGGCGACCCGATCGAGCTTGCCCAGCCCGACCGCATCTTCATGTCGATCAACGATCTGGCAAATCATGTCGTTCCGGCCATATCGGCGTAG
- a CDS encoding mannose-1-phosphate guanylyltransferase/mannose-6-phosphate isomerase codes for MIAPVSERPTDIGSPTVAALNVGLKVHPVILAGGSGTRLWPLSREQHPKQLINLLGEASLLQRTARRLESLEASYALAGQLIVVANEAHRFTTAEQIRTSGRAATLILESARRDTAPALTVAALSIVAEDQDGIMVVMPADHAITDIDGFHAAVADGVQYAAANQIVTMGIVPTRAETGYGYIRLGAQLENAGRLGAYRLDRFVEKPHRELAERYFESGQHWWNSGIFIMLASTWLKAIKHFQPAIYDACEAAYVGGKADGDFYRLQSDAFTASPSTSIDYAVMEQLGSDQSVCAGVVVPLQVGWSDVGSWDAIWQTLPKDENNNVGRGHVMFEGAASTFAHSEGCLIACVGTHDLVVVQTPDAILVADKSRVQDIKKIVSRIRAAGGTEAACHRKVSRPWGHYDSVDAGERFQVKRIVVNPGARLSLQMHYHRAEHWIVVRGTALVTRGEERFIVSENESAYIPLGVIHRLENPGKTPLEIIEVQSGSYLGEDDIVRFDDSYGRQ; via the coding sequence ATGATTGCTCCGGTTAGTGAACGCCCCACCGACATCGGGTCACCCACAGTCGCGGCCTTGAACGTCGGGCTCAAGGTCCATCCCGTGATCTTGGCCGGCGGCTCCGGCACACGGCTGTGGCCTCTGTCGCGGGAACAGCACCCGAAGCAGTTGATCAACCTGCTTGGTGAGGCATCGTTGCTGCAACGGACCGCCCGCCGGCTTGAATCACTCGAAGCCAGTTACGCGCTTGCCGGGCAATTAATCGTGGTTGCCAACGAGGCGCACCGCTTCACGACCGCCGAGCAAATACGCACGAGCGGGAGGGCCGCCACGTTAATACTTGAATCCGCCCGGCGCGATACCGCCCCTGCGCTGACCGTCGCGGCGCTTTCAATCGTCGCGGAAGATCAGGATGGCATCATGGTCGTGATGCCTGCGGACCACGCCATCACGGATATCGACGGATTTCACGCTGCGGTGGCGGATGGCGTGCAATACGCTGCGGCCAACCAGATCGTAACTATGGGAATTGTGCCCACGCGCGCTGAGACAGGTTACGGCTACATCCGGCTCGGGGCGCAGCTTGAAAACGCAGGCCGACTTGGTGCGTACAGGCTCGATCGATTCGTTGAAAAACCGCACCGTGAACTGGCCGAACGCTATTTCGAGTCGGGGCAACACTGGTGGAACAGCGGCATTTTCATTATGCTCGCGTCGACGTGGTTGAAGGCAATCAAGCATTTCCAGCCGGCCATTTACGACGCGTGCGAAGCGGCCTACGTAGGCGGCAAGGCGGATGGTGATTTCTACCGGTTGCAGAGTGACGCGTTCACAGCTTCGCCGTCGACATCGATCGATTACGCCGTAATGGAACAGCTCGGCAGCGATCAATCGGTGTGTGCCGGCGTGGTCGTGCCATTGCAAGTGGGATGGTCGGATGTCGGCTCCTGGGATGCAATCTGGCAGACCTTGCCGAAGGACGAGAATAACAACGTCGGTCGCGGCCATGTGATGTTCGAAGGCGCAGCATCGACCTTCGCGCATTCGGAAGGGTGCCTGATTGCGTGTGTGGGAACTCACGATCTCGTTGTCGTCCAAACCCCCGATGCGATTCTGGTTGCCGACAAGTCGCGAGTGCAGGACATAAAGAAAATTGTCTCTCGGATTCGCGCTGCGGGAGGCACTGAAGCAGCATGCCATCGGAAGGTTAGCCGCCCATGGGGCCACTATGATTCGGTCGACGCTGGCGAGCGCTTCCAGGTCAAACGCATTGTTGTAAACCCCGGGGCACGACTATCGCTGCAAATGCACTATCACCGCGCTGAACATTGGATCGTCGTGCGCGGTACAGCACTCGTCACACGCGGTGAAGAGCGTTTTATCGTCTCCGAAAACGAGTCAGCTTATATTCCGCTGGGGGTTATCCACCGTCTTGAGAATCCGGGGAAGACGCCGCTCGAAATCATCGAAGTGCAGTCCGGCTCATACCTCGGCGAGGATGACATCGTGCGCTTCGACGATTCCTATGGTCGGCAATGA
- a CDS encoding MSMEG_0567/Sll0786 family nitrogen starvation N-acetyltransferase: MNDPLIAVWRASPANLAAHFAIRHRVFVNEQGALVFTDVDRWDADAQVVHVLAARGHSCAGTVRLYPIDAHGRWRGDRLAVLRQHRASLVGAQLVRFATATAAAHGGKLMEANVQLANVTFFERLGWCCDGNVYPYLGLPHQPMLFDLSKAGPLDWPGCPDSLTLDTPVDVDNELLCPA; this comes from the coding sequence ATGAACGATCCACTAATCGCCGTGTGGCGCGCTAGCCCAGCAAACTTGGCCGCTCACTTCGCCATCAGGCACCGCGTGTTCGTCAACGAGCAAGGTGCCTTGGTGTTCACTGACGTAGACCGCTGGGACGCCGACGCGCAAGTCGTGCATGTGCTGGCCGCCCGCGGACATAGCTGCGCCGGAACCGTCAGACTTTACCCGATTGATGCTCACGGGCGCTGGCGCGGTGACCGGCTGGCCGTGCTCAGGCAGCACCGCGCATCGCTCGTTGGCGCCCAGCTCGTGCGCTTTGCTACCGCCACAGCGGCGGCGCATGGCGGCAAGTTGATGGAGGCAAACGTGCAACTCGCCAACGTCACATTCTTTGAGCGCTTGGGCTGGTGCTGCGACGGCAACGTCTATCCCTATCTCGGTCTTCCACACCAGCCGATGTTGTTCGATCTCTCGAAGGCTGGGCCACTTGACTGGCCAGGGTGCCCCGACTCGCTGACGCTCGATACTCCGGTCGATGTCGACAATGAACTCCTCTGCCCAGCCTGA
- a CDS encoding OsmC family protein, with amino-acid sequence MTEKTSLASPEMTSLRSVEGMWRGGLRCDVTAQSFVIVVDEPKSVGGTDSGPQPTDLFLASVASCFTLAVAYSARKQSIELDGLSVTVTGTYDGPRFRAINIVSRLGCNPAEVAKLVRAAERICYVTNTLRSDVDIAVEASAAST; translated from the coding sequence ATGACCGAAAAGACGAGTCTTGCTTCTCCTGAGATGACTTCGCTGCGTTCAGTTGAGGGCATGTGGCGCGGCGGTCTGCGTTGCGACGTCACGGCGCAGTCTTTCGTCATCGTTGTCGATGAACCTAAGAGCGTGGGCGGAACCGACAGTGGCCCGCAACCAACGGATTTGTTCCTCGCCTCTGTCGCTTCCTGCTTTACGCTTGCCGTGGCGTATAGCGCTCGAAAGCAATCTATCGAACTGGACGGCCTTTCGGTTACGGTGACGGGCACGTACGACGGCCCTCGCTTTCGCGCAATCAATATCGTGAGCCGACTGGGCTGCAATCCGGCCGAGGTGGCGAAGCTTGTGCGCGCTGCGGAGCGTATCTGTTACGTAACCAATACGCTGCGATCCGATGTTGATATCGCCGTAGAAGCAAGCGCCGCCTCGACGTAG